One genomic segment of Oceanibaculum indicum P24 includes these proteins:
- a CDS encoding hydroxymethylglutaryl-CoA synthase family protein yields MSGAVGIEALNVYAGAASLDVRELCVHRGLDMPRFENLLMREKTVALPYEDPVSYAVNAAKPLLDRLDPAERNRIEMVVACTESGIDFGKSMSTYIHHYLGLPGNCRLFEIKQACYSGTAGLQMAVNFVLSQTSPGAKALVVATDISRFALADESAIQEWAYSEPSSGSGAVALLVSDTPHLLAIDPGAYGNHGFEVMDTCRPGPDTEAGDADLSLMAYLDCCEKAYKDYARRVEGADFRETFGYLCFHTPFGGMVKGAHRHLMRKLYKTPPPEIEADFQRRMAGSLAYGQRVGNTAGASVFLGLAGTLATGDFASPQRIGFFSYGSGCCSEFYSGVATSDGQRRLRAMGIDAAMDARYRLSIEEYERLLRGNSTLRFGLRDALPDRGIVPGAWQVYEGGGSNGQRLVLRAIEGYHRLYDWI; encoded by the coding sequence GTGAGCGGAGCTGTCGGAATCGAGGCGCTGAACGTCTATGCCGGTGCTGCCAGCCTGGATGTGCGCGAACTTTGCGTGCATCGCGGGCTGGACATGCCGCGCTTCGAAAATCTGCTGATGCGCGAGAAGACGGTAGCGCTGCCCTATGAGGACCCTGTCAGCTATGCGGTGAATGCGGCGAAACCGCTGCTCGACCGGCTGGACCCGGCGGAGCGCAACCGCATCGAGATGGTGGTGGCCTGCACCGAATCCGGCATCGATTTCGGCAAGTCGATGAGCACCTATATCCACCACTATCTGGGGCTGCCGGGCAATTGCCGCCTGTTCGAGATCAAGCAGGCCTGCTACTCCGGCACGGCGGGCTTGCAGATGGCGGTGAATTTCGTGCTGTCGCAGACCTCGCCCGGCGCCAAGGCGCTGGTGGTGGCGACCGACATCTCGCGCTTTGCGCTGGCCGACGAATCGGCGATCCAGGAATGGGCCTATTCCGAGCCCAGCTCCGGCTCCGGCGCGGTGGCGCTGCTGGTCAGCGACACGCCGCATCTGCTGGCCATCGATCCCGGCGCCTATGGCAATCACGGCTTCGAGGTGATGGATACCTGCCGCCCCGGCCCGGACACCGAGGCCGGCGACGCCGACCTCTCACTGATGGCCTATCTCGATTGCTGCGAGAAGGCCTACAAGGATTATGCCCGCCGGGTCGAGGGGGCGGATTTCCGCGAGACCTTCGGCTATCTGTGCTTCCACACCCCGTTCGGCGGCATGGTGAAGGGCGCGCACCGGCACCTGATGCGCAAGCTCTACAAGACCCCGCCGCCGGAGATCGAGGCGGATTTCCAGCGCCGCATGGCGGGCAGCCTGGCCTATGGCCAGCGCGTCGGCAACACGGCGGGGGCGTCGGTATTCCTCGGGCTGGCCGGCACGCTGGCGACCGGCGATTTCGCCAGCCCGCAGCGCATCGGCTTCTTCTCCTACGGCTCCGGCTGCTGCTCGGAATTCTACAGCGGCGTGGCCACATCCGACGGGCAGCGCCGGCTGCGCGCGATGGGCATCGATGCGGCGATGGATGCCCGCTACCGCCTGTCCATCGAGGAGTATGAGCGGCTGTTGCGCGGCAACAGCACGCTGCGCTTCGGCCTGCGCGACGCGCTGCCGGACCGCGGCATCGTGCCGGGTGCCTGGCAAGTGTATGAGGGCGGCGGTTCTAATGGCCAGCGGCTTGTCCTGCGCGCCATCGAAGGGTATCACCGGCTCTACGACTGGATCTAG
- a CDS encoding cytochrome P450 → MSLSDEAAAIDWWGLLTSRDFLQNPYPALHRIREQRTVHFDTASGIYFVLGHEEFSRILKAPEMGRDTRLWRGGWYEESYRQNDPVGYRLFGDFQPQMINANPPDHGRMRGVYEPAFRAQAMTALEVMIEAEAARLLDALPRGGTVNMIDGFAGPMPLRVLCNLFDMPQSMDETIARWSASLIRIGDILMTPEQKQEALNALTEFKDFLRGHIAERRKRPGESLMDMAIRAHDSGTTDEEETLTNLVSMLVAGHETTVTLVGNGLLLLLRHPDQMARLRADPALIRPALEEFMRCEPGGNMILRVAIEDYPVGDTIIPARSPVIGLIGATNRDPRRFERPDDFDVGRRPNAHLTFGGGVHVCIGAPLARLEGRIAFTSLLSRYPRMELAGEPEWRLDRLNARGLASLPVKLGEAA, encoded by the coding sequence GTGAGCCTGTCGGATGAGGCCGCCGCCATCGACTGGTGGGGGCTGCTGACCAGCCGGGATTTCCTGCAGAATCCCTATCCGGCGCTGCACCGGATCCGTGAACAGCGGACGGTGCATTTCGACACCGCCAGCGGCATCTATTTTGTGCTCGGCCATGAGGAATTCTCGCGCATCCTGAAGGCGCCGGAGATGGGGCGCGACACCCGCCTGTGGCGCGGCGGCTGGTATGAGGAGTCCTACCGCCAGAATGACCCGGTCGGCTACCGGCTGTTCGGCGATTTCCAGCCGCAGATGATCAACGCCAACCCGCCCGACCATGGCCGCATGCGCGGCGTGTACGAGCCGGCCTTCCGCGCCCAGGCGATGACGGCGCTGGAAGTAATGATCGAGGCGGAGGCCGCCCGGCTGCTGGACGCGCTACCGCGTGGTGGCACGGTGAACATGATCGACGGCTTCGCCGGGCCGATGCCGCTGCGCGTGCTGTGCAATCTGTTCGACATGCCGCAGAGCATGGATGAGACCATCGCGCGCTGGAGCGCCTCGCTGATCCGCATCGGCGACATCTTGATGACCCCGGAGCAGAAGCAGGAGGCACTGAACGCGCTGACCGAGTTCAAGGATTTCCTGCGCGGCCATATTGCCGAGCGGCGCAAGCGGCCGGGCGAGAGCCTGATGGACATGGCGATCCGCGCGCATGACAGCGGCACCACCGACGAGGAGGAGACGCTGACCAACCTCGTCTCCATGCTGGTGGCCGGGCACGAGACCACGGTGACGCTGGTTGGGAACGGCCTGCTGCTGCTGCTGCGCCACCCGGACCAGATGGCGCGGCTGCGTGCCGACCCGGCGCTGATCCGCCCGGCGCTGGAGGAATTCATGCGCTGCGAGCCCGGTGGCAACATGATCCTGCGCGTCGCCATCGAGGATTATCCGGTCGGCGATACCATCATTCCCGCCAGATCGCCGGTGATCGGGCTGATCGGGGCCACCAACCGTGACCCGCGCCGGTTCGAGCGGCCGGACGATTTCGATGTCGGGCGGCGGCCGAACGCGCACCTGACCTTCGGCGGCGGCGTGCATGTCTGCATCGGCGCTCCCTTGGCGCGGCTTGAAGGGCGCATCGCCTTCACCAGCCTGCTGAGCCGTTACCCGCGGATGGAACTGGCGGGCGAGCCGGAATGGCGGCTCGACCGGCTGAACGCGCGCGGCCTTGCCAGCCTGCCCGTCAAACTGGGAGAAGCGGCGTGA
- a CDS encoding FkbM family methyltransferase: protein MSATTTTALPDGRTIQCVNPYEVDFSVHEIFSEDFAAHGIDLPAEGVYFDVGANIGLFAIYLRDRCAQGRIFAYEPMPAAFAALAGNAAALTPPAEAIPLGLGRAPGTLEFDYFPGISALSTANRAVGEKLSAGLREVLAGSGASEAVREIVERIGTTERMEEADFLDSLFRTERVTAEIDTLSSQLAARGLAGIDLLKIDTEGAEKEVLAGIAESDWPKIRQLMVEVHLGRDETEAIEADLKRRGYRTSIGGHPLSQGGAPVFHIYASRGATGGKR, encoded by the coding sequence TTGAGCGCGACCACGACGACGGCCCTTCCCGACGGGCGCACCATCCAGTGCGTGAACCCGTATGAGGTGGATTTCTCGGTGCATGAAATCTTCTCCGAGGATTTCGCCGCGCACGGCATCGATCTGCCGGCGGAGGGCGTCTATTTCGATGTCGGCGCCAATATCGGGCTGTTCGCGATCTATCTGCGCGACCGCTGCGCGCAGGGCCGTATCTTTGCCTATGAGCCGATGCCAGCTGCCTTTGCCGCCCTTGCCGGCAATGCCGCCGCGCTGACGCCGCCAGCGGAGGCGATCCCGCTGGGGCTGGGCCGGGCGCCGGGTACGCTGGAATTCGACTATTTCCCCGGCATCTCCGCCCTGTCCACGGCGAACCGCGCGGTTGGCGAGAAGCTCTCCGCCGGGCTGCGGGAAGTCCTTGCCGGCAGCGGTGCCTCCGAGGCGGTGCGGGAAATTGTCGAGCGCATCGGCACGACGGAGCGGATGGAAGAGGCCGATTTCCTCGACAGCCTGTTTCGCACCGAGCGTGTGACCGCCGAGATCGACACCCTGTCCAGCCAGCTGGCCGCGCGCGGGCTGGCAGGCATCGATTTGCTGAAGATCGACACCGAAGGGGCGGAGAAGGAGGTGCTGGCCGGCATCGCCGAGTCCGACTGGCCGAAGATTCGCCAGCTGATGGTAGAGGTGCATCTGGGCCGCGATGAAACCGAGGCCATCGAGGCTGACCTCAAGCGGCGCGGCTACCGCACCAGCATTGGCGGCCATCCGCTGTCGCAGGGCGGCGCGCCGGTGTTCCACATCTATGCCAGCCGTGGGGCGACCGGGGGGAAAAGGTGA